Within the Candidatus Glassbacteria bacterium genome, the region GCTGTCTCCGCGAAGGATGGTTTTGTCTCCCGGACGGACCAGAATGCGGAACGAGCGTTCCAGTTCAAGCAGTCTGTACGGATGCGAGTAGTTGTCGATCGCCCGGTATATAGCCAGCGGGTCCGAGGCGCCGGTCAGCATAAACGCCGCCGCCAGCACCGCGCTTATCCGCAGGGCAACCCGCATCCGCTTCCGGGACGGCCGGAGCGCTCTCTCACACAGCCTGCGGACTTCCTTTCCGTTTTCAAGCAGTTTACGCGCCTGAGCCACGGCGGCGTGCATCAATGCGGTGGACTGCCCGAACCGGGCCCGGGCCAGCCGGACGAACTCGAGGGCGGCGCTCAGCCGGTTTTTCAGCTCGGGATGCACACGCTCCAAGGCTGCCGCGGCTTTCCACAGGCTGCCGAAACTGGTTATGGCGCCTGTCAGTCTCCATGCGGCTACGCCAAGCAGAGAGGCCGCCACCAAGGCAAGAGTTAATATCCGCCAGACAGCCGGAAGATAAAACGTTCGTTCGGCAATCAGCATGACCAGCGCGGATGCGGAGAGCACAACAGCACACCATAGAGCGGCCTCGGCAATTGCCCGGGCCAGCATGAAACGCCGGGCGACAGCCATACGCTCCAGGAAAACCCTGTTATCGCTGCTGTTCTGCATCTCGTTCATGAACCGTGTCCTCAGATCGATCCGATTGCGTAAACGAAGATATTCACTCCCATCCTCAGGGCCTGCTGACGGATTTCCTCCGGATCATCATGCACTTTCCGGTCCTCCCACCCGTCGCCAAGGTCAGTGTTCAGGCTGTAAAACACGACCAGACGTCCATTGGAGAACAGGCCCAGGCCCTGCGGGGGACCGCCGTCGTGCTCGTGAACCTTGGGCATTCCGCCGGGGAAATCGAACACGCTGTGGTAGATCGGGAAATCGAACGGCAGTTCGATGAAATCAGCTTCCGGATAGACCTTTTTCATTTCGCGGCGGAAAGACTCGTCCATCCCGTAGTTATCGTCGGCATGCAGGAAACCGCCCTCGTCCAGGTACTTGCGCAGCCGGCGCACCTCCTGCTCGTCGAAACTGATGTTGCCGTGTCCGTTGATATAGAGATAAGGGTAATTGAACAGTTCCGGGCTTTTGAGACTCAACTGCACCTCTTCCCCATCCACTGGAAGGCCCGTGGCGGTCCGGATTTCCTCCAGCAGGTTAGGCAGTGAACTCGGGTTCGAATACCAGTCTCCCCCACCTTCATAGATCACACGGGCAATCGTGAGCCTCTTTTCCACTGAGTCCTGCTGTGCCGGGGAACCGGTAGGCGCCACGAGTATCAATGCCAGAGCGAGCACGGCGGTTCCCGCAGTCCGGGACAAAGGCAGGCAACTGTGGTTCGTGCTGGATTTTATCGTTTTTTGGTTATATGTTCCTGATTGAGAGTTCATTTTTGTTTTTTCCGATCCCTGTTGCGGCATGTTCAACCCTGCGCCCCGATACGATGGAACGCTATTTCCGCAAACTTATCCTGCTGGGACTGACGATAGCCGCCTATCTCGGCGTCTGCTTCTGGATACCGTACAGTAAAAAATGGCTGATGGACGATATCATCCACATCCAGGCGCGGCTTTATTTTGCCACTCAGACCAAAATGGCTCTGCAGGACAAGATTATTGCCAAGGCCGAAGCCCTGGACATCCCGCTGGAGCCGGAGCAGGTAAGCGTTCAGAATATCAACGGCGAGATCATCTATATCGAACTCGATCTCAATATTCCCTACGACATACTTACATACAACTCCAGCCTGCATTTTGAGCCAAAAATTTTCGGCCTGATCAGGGGTTTCGCCTCCGCCGGAGGGACTCTGGATGAAAATGCCACGATCGACCAGACCCTGGCCGCCCTCTCTGACAGCACCAAGCTGTACCTGCGCAACAAAACGCTGAAAAACTACTGGAATGACTTCTTCGCTAACTGACACTACTCTCTTTCTCCACAGAAAATAAAGAATTGGACCGCTTCGGGCAAGCTGCCCGGCTTTTCTCTCCCCTCAGACAAAATCCCAGTCGGTGTGCGGTGCGTTGTTCTCCACCAGGTAGCCGTAGAGCAGGTCCGGATAATTGTGCGGCACCAGTTGATGACGGTGATACACTGGCAGAAGCATCCGCTGCAGGCGAGGGAGGTTATAAAACGGGATGCCGGGGTAATAGTGGTGTTCCAGGTGATAGTTTGAGTTCAGGAACAGGAAATCCCAGAACCAGTGGCCCCGCACCCAGGTTGTCCACCCGGCCGGGTCGTCCTCCTTAATGTTGTAGTGCTGCCCGATCCTGTTGATCGCGAACGCGACTGGAAAGACGAACATTACGGGAAGGACATAGGCCCGCAGCCACACTCCCGGCCCGCAGAAATACAGCAGCAGCGCCTGCATCACCAGATGCCCGCCGCTCGACACCACTCTCTCCACAGCGATTTTCCGGCGCAGTCCGGAAGCATAAGTGGCGTTCTCACGCGCGGCGGCGCGTAAATAGAGAAAAAACAGAGCCGGGGTGAAATACGCCAGTTTCAGCAGCCGGCTGTTAACTTTCGGCGACAGGCGGTGGCGTTTGGGGTCCCCGGTAGCGGAGCCGAGCTGTACGTGATGGTCCAGGTGCCAGCGGGTGAACTGGCTGGCGCTGATCCCGCTCCAGAAAGCGTAGAGATGTCCCAGGAAGGCGTTCAGCGTCGGATGGTGGCCGGCAAAGACGAGGTTATGCAGCTGTTCGTGCAGCAGAACGGTGAAATTGAAAACCGTAAATCCACTCAGCAGCGCCGCCGGGACAACGACCAGCGGATGGCTGTATTCGCTCAGCAGCCAGGTGGCCACGGCTAGAAAGGCGAACTGTCGCAGGGCCACGGCCAGATGCAGCCAGGGCCGCTTGAGATGCAGGCGCTGAATCTCGTCCTGGTCGAGCTTGGCGCGCAGCTCTTGTCGCAGTCCCTGGCTTGACGCTCCCCAATGCGATTCTACTTTCGCCACCATCTCCCCACCCCAATATGAGATTGATACTCGTTCGGATTCAAACCGAATTATAAATAACCGTGCCGTTTAATTCAACGCTTAACGCGGCATAACGCATAATTATCATAAAAAAAGCCGCGGGAAATGTTCCCGCAGCCCCGGTGCTTGATTATTCATTCAATCAGATCAAATACAGGCTGAAAAAGAGCAGCACCCAGATTACATCGACAAAATGCCAGTACCACGACGCCGCGATTATACTGAAATGCCGCTTCTCGTTCATATGGCCCAGTTCCAGACGGCCGTAAGCGAGGATCAGGAAGATAATCCCGACAGCGACGTGAAGGCCGTGGAAACCGGTCATCATGTAGAACATCGTGCCGTAGATATTGGTTTCGACCGTGAATGCGTACTGGTTCAGCAGCACGCCCCACTCGAAACCCTGGAAGCTCAGGAAGATCAGTCCCAGCGCAACGGTGAACAGCAGCCACGATTTGGTGCGGAACTTGTTCCCCTTCTCGATCGCCTTGAGCCCGAATTCGCAGGTCAGGCTGCTGAACATCAGAATCAGCGTGGCGATCGCCGGGTAATGGGTGCTGATCTCCGGCGTGCCGGCCGGCGGCCAGTACTCCAGCAGGTGGCGATGGTAGAAATAATGGGTAAACAGTCCGCCGAAAATTGCCGCTTCGGCAATCAGGAAGTATATCAGGAAGGCTATCAGATCTTTCTGCTGCAGGCTGAGCCTGCCGACGAAACGGTCCTCCTTCTTGTCCATGACCACGCTGTGCGCCCAGGCCATCAGGCTGACCACGGCAACCGCGCCGCCGGAGAGGCCGAGCAGTTCGGCGATTATCGGCCTGCCGGAGATGAAGGCCACGAATGCGAACGTGAGCAGTCCGATGCCGAGTGTCAGTACCAGCGGCCAGATACTCCTGGGCGGCAGGTGGACCTCGTGACCGTGGCTCCCGGCTATTTGCTCGCCGGTGTTCATCTTACCTCATCCCGGATAGAAACGACTCTGTACCCTCGGCGGCCTCCGGATTGACCCAGAACACGGCCACGCCCATCAGAACCAGCACAAGCGCCGCCAGTCCAATCGCCAAAAGACTGTTGCGCTTGCGCGTACTTTTATCCAACGGCTCGGGGTGCATTACTGTTGCGCTCCCGTGGTCGGCGTGTGTTTCTGCCCCCAGTCCGCGGCTGACGGATCGCGCTGGAACAGGGTGTAGTGCATGGTCACCCGCTTGACATCCTGGTCGAGATCGGTGTGAAAGGAGTAAACCAGCGGGTGGACCTGCTCCTCATGAGGCAGCAGGATCATATCCTGGAAGCAGAAACATTTGATCATATCGTATTTCTTGTTGGCTACGGCCGGGTATGCGCTGTGCACCGGTCTGAAAAAGAGAGTATCGCCGGAGAGGTTGACAAACCGGTAGTCTACCTGGTCGGTGGCGCCGGGGTGGATAGTCGCGCGCGATTTGCTTGACTCGAAGAGCAACGGCATCCCGTCGTTGACAGTGGTGGTGAACAGGACCTTTAAATTGCGTTCGGTGTCCACTTCCCCGTCGCCCTGGACAACGCCCACCTGGATATTGTCCGGATTCATCACCTGGATTCCCACCGCCGAGCAAAACATCTGGAACAGCGATACGTTGGCGAAACCGAAGGCGAACATCCCGACTCCAAGCGCCGCCAGACCGATCAACAGCTTGTTGTTTCTGGACATCTCAGCTAACTCCTCTATAATGATAAGTTCAGCTTAACACCGACACTGTGGATACTGCCCGCTTTTCCCTCGCCTTCAGCCGCCAGACAGCTCTTGTCTTTATTGCCGCCGCAACATCAAACAGCCGATTGCACGATTACCGCCACGAACAGCAGACACAGATAAACTATCGAATAACCGAACAGGCTTCGTCCCGCCGCCGGGCTTGGCAACTGTTTCAGCCTGGCCGCCCTGTAAACGAACAGCCCGCCGAGTACAACACAGGCTGCCGCATAGACCGCCCCGAACGCCGCGGGCAGCAGCAGCAGGCTGGTGCACACCGTCACGACCGTGTAGGAAAGTATCTGGCGCGAGGCCTCGATATCCCCTTTGACGATCGGCAGCATCGGCAGGCGGGCGGCCTGGTAATCCTGCTTGAGATATATCGCCAGCGCCCAGAAATGGGGCGGGCTCCAGAAAAAGATCACCAGAAACATCACCACCGCCGGCCAGCCCACAGTGCCCGCTGCCGCGGCCCAGGCAATCACCGGCGCCAGCGCGCCTGCCGCTCCGCCGATCACGATATTCAGGTGTGTGCGGGGTTTGAGCCAGACAGTGTAGAACACGCCGTAGAACAGGACGGCGAACAAAGCAAGCGCGGCGCTCAGCAGATTAAACATACCCGCGAACAGGGCAACCCCGGCAACGCCGAGCAGCACGGCGAATACGAACGCATGCGACGGCTCCAGGCGGCGCAGGGGCAGCGGCCTCTTGGCGCGGGTGCGAGACATCAGCGCGTCCAGTTCCCGCTCGAAATACTGGTTGAGCGCGTTGGCCGAACCGCTGACCAGCAACAGCCCGGCCATGGCCAGCACGAACACACCCGGATCGCCATTGAAGCTGCCCTCCACCACCAGCGCGGCGGCGCCGGTGAGCAGGACCAGCAGCCCGATACGGGGCTTGGTCAGCAGGAACAGGTTATACAGGTACGACTTCATGGTTCCTCAATTCGTATCCCAGCAGCACCAGCACCTCGAACACCAGGAAGCCAACCGCCAGATGAGTAATCGCCATGTGTGGTGGCACCTGGAAAAGCAGCGTGAAAATACCCAGGATGATCTGCAGCACGATCAGCGCGCTCAACGCCCGCATCCCGAACCTGGCCCTGGACGGCACGGTAAAGCGCATGGCGGCCACCACCAGATAGAACACCATCCCCGCCGCCGCGAACGCCCACCAGCGGTGGATGAACTGCTGCAGGAGCTTGTTATACATTATATTGGCAAAACCGTCGTAGCTGGGGCTCCACAGCAGCGAACCCGGCGGGATCAGGTAGTCGCCGATCAGGGGCCAGGTGTTGAGATGGAAACCGGCCTGGGTGCCCGCCATCAGTCCGCCGGTGAGGATCTGGATGAACACCAGCACGGTCGCGGCAACCGTCAGCCTGTAAAAGCGACGGTTATGGCCGTTCAGGTTCTCCGACGGCGGATAGAGGATCGACAGGCCGATCCAGAACAGCAAGGCGAAAAAGAAAAACGCCACTCCCAGGTGGATCGCCACCAGGACAGCCTCGAGGTCGGTCTTGACAACCAGGCCGCCCAGCATGGCCTGGGTCAGCAGAAGGCAGAGTGCGAAACAGGTCACCATGCCGTAACGTGCCCGCGCCTCCCTGTTACGCATCACCTTGATCATCACGAACAGGAACAGCAGTCCGAACGATGCGACCAGGAAACGGTGGAAATACTCGATGGAAAACATCGTCCTGAACTCGCCGAACGGAATCACGCCCGGCCGGGCCTCGTGGATAATGCCGGGCACCTCCACGCCCTCGATCTCTCTGTGGTAGGTCTTGTAGACAGCTTCCCAGTCCTGCTCGCTGGTCGGGGGCATCAGGCTGCCGTTGATCAGCGGCCACTCGGGGATTGAAAGGCCGCTGCCGGTGATCCTGACCACACCGCCGACAATCACGATCAGGAACACCACCTGGCTAAGGGCGATAAACCATTTTCCAAGCCCGCGGTCAACCCCGCCGTTCCTGTTCTGTTCCTCCATCGCAGACTCCGTAGCGTCAATTGAATTTTGGCGTTTCGAGGAAATTATATTCTGGCGGCGGACTGGATACTTTCCAGTCCAGCGTGTCCTGCACGCTGTCTACCTGCCACGGATCGTCGTCCAGCGGCTCAGCAACCCGGGAAAACGAAGTTTTCAGGACGTCGTAGATGAAAACGAACCCCGCGATCAGCATCAGCACGTAACCGAACGAGGAGAGAACGTTCAGCTCGAAAAACTCCGGACGGTAGGTGAAAATCCGCCGGGCCATGCCCATGATGCCCATGAAATGCATCGGGAAAAACGTCAGGTTGATTCCCGCGAAAAACACCCAGAACACCCAGCTGCCCAGCTTTTCGCTCAGGAACCTGCCGCGGATCTTGGGATACCAGAAATAGGTCGTGGCGAACATCGCCATCACCGACCCGCCGACCAGCACGTAGTGGAAATGGCCCACCACGAAATAGCTGTCATGCACCTGGTAGTCAACCGGAACATTGGCCAGCAGGATACCGCTCATCCCGCCGAACACGAACAGGCTGACAAAGCCCAGACCGAATTTCATTGCGGTGGTGAAGCGGATCGAGCCGCCCCAGATCGTGGCCAGCCAACTGAATATCTTGATCCCGGTCGGCACGGCGATCACCATCGATATGTAACTGAAATATACCTGCAGCCAGGCGGGAATCCCGGCCACGAACATGTGGTGCCCCCAGACCAGATAGCCGATAATCCCGATGCATATCAGCGAAAACACCATGCCCTTGTAGCCGAAAATCCGTTTCTCGCTGAACGAGGCCAGCACGTGGCTTATCGCTCCGAAGCCGGGCAGGATCATGATATACACGGCCGGGTGCGAGTAGAACCAGAACAGGTGCTGGTAGAGCAGCGGGTCGCCGCCCTTGCTGACAGTCAGGAAACCGGTGCCGAACACGCGGTCCGAAAGCACCATCAGCAGCGCGGAGCTTAGCACGGGCGTGGCGACCAGGATCAGGGTGGCGTTGATAAACCAGGCCCAGACGAACAGGGGCAGCCTGAACCAGTTAAGCCCCGGGGCGCGCATGTTGCTGACAGTCACGATAAAATTCACCGCTGCCAGGATACTGGCCACACCCACCAGGGTGATCCCCAGCAGCCACATGTCCACCCCCACCCCGGCCGAAAAAGCGCTCAGCGAAAGCGGCGGATAGGCGGTCCAGCCGGTCTGTATCGCGCCGCCGGTAACAAAGAAACTGCCGAACATCAGCGCCGCCGCCGGCACGGCCATCCAGAAGGCGAACGCGTTCAGCCGGGGAAACGCCATGTCGCGCGCCCCGATCAGCAGCGGGACAAAATAATTGCCGAAACCGAGCCAGCCGGGGATCATCACGAAGAAGATCATCAGGGTGGCGTGCATCGAAAGGAACGCGTTGTACAACTCCGGACTCAGGAGGCCTGAATCGGGAGTTGAAAGCTGCGCCCGGAGCGCACCGGCGAAACCTCCGCCCACTACTCCCATGAACAGGGCGAACCAGAGGTACATGATCCCGATTTTCTTGTGGTCGCCGGTTACGAACCAGTCGAGCCTGGCGGCCCATGACGATTTAACTTCCGCCGCTCCGGCGGCCGATACTGTACTCATTTACTCTCACCACCGGTCTGTCGAGTTTGTTGTTGGCTGTCAACCCCGGAACTGTCTGCCGGCGTATCCTCGGGCCGTGGGGATTTTTTCTTCTGCCGCACCCACTCCTCGAACTCTGCCTGGCTGACAACCTCGACATCGATCAGCATCTCAGCGTGCAGCGTGCCGCAGAGTTCCGCGCACTGGCCCTTGTAGGTGCCCGGCCTGGCCTTGAACCACACCTCGGTAATCCTGCCGGGGATCAGGTCTTTCTTGACTCCGAACGCGGGCAGCCACCAGGAATGGATCACGTCCACGCTGGTGCCGAGCAGGGTGATCACTTTTTCCGCAGGCACCACCAACGGCTCCTCGACGATCGTGATCCCATACTCGGGATAATGATATTTCCAGAAAAACCGCTGGGCGGTCAGTTCCACCTGGACGTCACTTTCCGGTGAGTAGTTGATCTTGTCGATCAGCTGGTAGGTGGAAAGCGCAACGAACACCAGTACCACCGCCGGCGTGAGTGTCCAGAATATCTCGAGCTTCGGATTGTCGTGGAACGTGGCGGCTTCACGGCCGGGCTGCTTGCGGAACTTGAAGATGGCGTAGATCAGCAGCCCCTCGGCGATAAAGAGGAACGGCATGATCAGCATCATGGTGAACCAGAAATTGTCGCGCACTTCCTCGGCGAGTGTCGAGGCGGGCGAATACAGCCAGTTGGTGATATCGCCGGGCTGTCCCGCGCAGGCTAATGCGGCCAGGGGAAAGGCAGTTAGCGCAAACAGTCTAGTTTTCGTTTTTACGTTCATCGGCCATGAAAATGAAAAATATTATCAAACTTGTCAACAGAATTCTAGTTGCCCGCTGCCCGGTTGATCGTCTCGTACAAAGCCTGAATCTCATCGGCTGACAAATCAGGGAAACGGTGTCCGGGCTGGCCGGGAATTCCGGCCGAGATAAAAGAAGCGAAAGCGCGGTAGTCGGCAATAACCTTTGCGCCGGTCATCGACAGCGGCTTCGTTCCGGCATAGATCACGCCTAGCTGGGGGAACGTCCGCTCCACAACGGCGCCCTCGCCCAGCGGTCCATGGCAGGTTGCACAGCGGTTGGCGAATACTTGAGGAGAATCCTGCAGGGGCCTGGCTGGGTCCATCCGGCCGGAGAGCATCTGCTCCACCGCGAACTCGACCGGCAGTGACGGTCCTTTGGCAGCGACAGTATCGGCGGCGCCGGCGGCAGAGTCCGCACCTGACGAATCACCGGGTACGGCCGGGAGCTGGGCCGCGGCTCCCCCTGCTCCGGGAGCCAGTTCCTGGACCAGCGCGGGCGGGTCCGGCGGCGGAGCGGGGATAAAGGTGCGGACATAGTGCGCAAGCGCCATCAGCTCGCCGGGATTCAGGAATGAAAAAGAGGTCATCGAACTGCCCGGAACACCCTTGTTCAGGGTCTGGTAGATCTGCAGTGTGCCCGCGCCCTGCTTGAACTGCTCACTGGTGAAATTGCGCGGCGGAGGGTTGAGTCCGGGGCCCTTGGGGCCTTTGCCCAGCCCGTCCATGCCGTGGCAGGATGCGCAGTTGATATTGTACAGCTCCTCGCCCTGGCCGGTCAGTTCATCGGTGGATTCCAGCAGCAGGGCGAGGTCGTAGGTCTCTTCCTCCAGCGGCGCGGGGCCGCCCTCCTCGTGCGGCTCGTATTTGCCGACATACTCACCGTGCTCCAGCCCGGTCGTGAACGCCTTGTAAACGAAAAATACCGCCGCCAGCAGGAAAATAAGGTACAGCGGCGGATATATCAGCCTGTCTTTCCATTCAGACATGCAAATACCTGCCTTTCAGGCTTTCCTCCAGTCGCGGATCGCCCATCGCCACCAGCGAGTACCTGCGGTAGAACAGACGCAGACTGAGAGCGAACAGCGAACCGAACAGCAGGAACACGCCGATCTCGACCCAGCCGACAGGGATAAAGCTCTCGCTGAACACCGGGACCACCATCCAGTAGATATCAAGCCACTGGCCCACCAGCACCAGCACCGAGACCGCCAGGATCACACGCTCGCTGCGACGGCAGCGGTCGGGCATCAGCACCACGAACGGAATCACCCACTTAAACAGCGGCAGCAGAGCGAATACCGTGCCCCAGCCGCCTGTGCTGCGGCGCATCATGTAACCGATTTCAATAGGAAGGTTGGCGTACCAGATCAGCATGTACTGGCTGAAGCCGATATAGACCATGAACACGCTGAACGCCATCATCCAGGTGGCCATATCGCGAAGGTGATGTTCGCGGACCGCCTCGCCCAGATAGCCCCGCCGCCTGAATACGATCACCAGGATCGAGGCCATGGCATAGCCGCTGAGAAACAGGCCGCTGAAAATATATACCGGAAACATGGTGGAATAGAACGCTTCCTCCAGGCTCATCAGCAGGTCCACGGAGGCGAATGTCAGGGTCAGGGCGAACAGGATCAGGAAGATCGGGGCGATCCGGCGGTTCTTGAGATGAAACCGGTGGTCTCCGGTTTTGTCCTGGCGCACCGAATTGCAGACCAGCAACATCCCCAGGCCGATCCAGACCGCATAGCCCAGTATCTGCCTCAGCATGAAACACCAGCGGCACAGGTACACGTGCTTTTCGCCGTAAAGGTGGACATGGTCCGGCGAGGCCCATTCGTAGAGCGTGGGAATCGCGAAATATATCGGCAGGGCCAGCAACAGCGAAACCGGCAGATAGGCGCTCATACCCTCAACTACCCGGCGGACGGTAACGCTCCACGACGCCCCGGCGGCGTAATGTACCGCGGTCAGGACCACGCCGGCAATCCCCAGCGCCATGAAAAACACGTAGTCGATCAGGTAATTGTACCAGGCCCGGGTAGCGTCGGTGGCCAGGGCCGAGAGAAAAACGGCTAAGCCTAGAACGGCCAGCACACCGAGGGCGAGATCGATCTTGCCGTTGCCCCTCATCGGGCCGGGATCGCTGATAGTTACGGGACTGTTATCGTGCATCGCTCAGGGTTTCCAACTTATTAAAGTTGTACTTTATGTAAAAAGCCTAACTTGCTTTATTCCTTAGTATCGCCGCCATCCGGATTCTGCTGTTCGTAAAGACGGACGTCCTCGGGCGGTGGATTTTCGGCCCGCTGGACCGCGCGCAGGTAATGGATCACCGCCCAGCGGGTGGCGGGGTCGATCGAACTGGAATAGCTGGGCATATTGCCCTGCCCCCAGGAGATCACGTGGTAAATCCGGCCGTCGCTCCAGCCGCTCACTTTCTCCGAGTACAACGGCGGCGGCGGGGGCATTTTGGGAATAATCGGCCCGTCGCCCGCTCCGCGCGGACCGTGGCAGACGACGCAGTATATATTGAAGTACTTCTTCCCCACGGCCAGCACCTGTTCGTTGACCGGCAGAGGATTGACCAGCGCCATCGCGGACAGCGTATCTGTCTGGGCCACCTGGTAGGCTGTCTCGCCGATCGGGACAGTCCCCTCCGGCGGTACGCGCATCATGGTGTTGCCGTCCGCATCGGCCTCCTGGGCCTTTACAGCCGGGGAGACATACATGTCCGGCATATACTGCCACTCGCGCTCGCTGCGGGAGCGGATACAGCCGCCGCCCAGGGCGATCGCCAGCAACACGAGCAGCGCGGTTTTATTCCTGGTCGAACTCATGGATTCCGCACTCCCTGAGGAAACCCTCTATCTGATCCCTGCTCCCGTTGATTTCCACGGGCACCAGCAGGGCGAATCTGTCGT harbors:
- a CDS encoding cytochrome c translates to MSSTRNKTALLVLLAIALGGGCIRSRSEREWQYMPDMYVSPAVKAQEADADGNTMMRVPPEGTVPIGETAYQVAQTDTLSAMALVNPLPVNEQVLAVGKKYFNIYCVVCHGPRGAGDGPIIPKMPPPPPLYSEKVSGWSDGRIYHVISWGQGNMPSYSSSIDPATRWAVIHYLRAVQRAENPPPEDVRLYEQQNPDGGDTKE
- a CDS encoding protoheme IX farnesyltransferase, which produces MKSYLYNLFLLTKPRIGLLVLLTGAAALVVEGSFNGDPGVFVLAMAGLLLVSGSANALNQYFERELDALMSRTRAKRPLPLRRLEPSHAFVFAVLLGVAGVALFAGMFNLLSAALALFAVLFYGVFYTVWLKPRTHLNIVIGGAAGALAPVIAWAAAAGTVGWPAVVMFLVIFFWSPPHFWALAIYLKQDYQAARLPMLPIVKGDIEASRQILSYTVVTVCTSLLLLPAAFGAVYAAACVVLGGLFVYRAARLKQLPSPAAGRSLFGYSIVYLCLLFVAVIVQSAV
- a CDS encoding fatty acid desaturase produces the protein MVAKVESHWGASSQGLRQELRAKLDQDEIQRLHLKRPWLHLAVALRQFAFLAVATWLLSEYSHPLVVVPAALLSGFTVFNFTVLLHEQLHNLVFAGHHPTLNAFLGHLYAFWSGISASQFTRWHLDHHVQLGSATGDPKRHRLSPKVNSRLLKLAYFTPALFFLYLRAAARENATYASGLRRKIAVERVVSSGGHLVMQALLLYFCGPGVWLRAYVLPVMFVFPVAFAINRIGQHYNIKEDDPAGWTTWVRGHWFWDFLFLNSNYHLEHHYYPGIPFYNLPRLQRMLLPVYHRHQLVPHNYPDLLYGYLVENNAPHTDWDFV
- a CDS encoding cytochrome c; protein product: MSEWKDRLIYPPLYLIFLLAAVFFVYKAFTTGLEHGEYVGKYEPHEEGGPAPLEEETYDLALLLESTDELTGQGEELYNINCASCHGMDGLGKGPKGPGLNPPPRNFTSEQFKQGAGTLQIYQTLNKGVPGSSMTSFSFLNPGELMALAHYVRTFIPAPPPDPPALVQELAPGAGGAAAQLPAVPGDSSGADSAAGAADTVAAKGPSLPVEFAVEQMLSGRMDPARPLQDSPQVFANRCATCHGPLGEGAVVERTFPQLGVIYAGTKPLSMTGAKVIADYRAFASFISAGIPGQPGHRFPDLSADEIQALYETINRAAGN
- the coxB gene encoding cytochrome c oxidase subunit II, whose translation is MNVKTKTRLFALTAFPLAALACAGQPGDITNWLYSPASTLAEEVRDNFWFTMMLIMPFLFIAEGLLIYAIFKFRKQPGREAATFHDNPKLEIFWTLTPAVVLVFVALSTYQLIDKINYSPESDVQVELTAQRFFWKYHYPEYGITIVEEPLVVPAEKVITLLGTSVDVIHSWWLPAFGVKKDLIPGRITEVWFKARPGTYKGQCAELCGTLHAEMLIDVEVVSQAEFEEWVRQKKKSPRPEDTPADSSGVDSQQQTRQTGGESK
- a CDS encoding heme-copper oxidase subunit III; this translates as MNTGEQIAGSHGHEVHLPPRSIWPLVLTLGIGLLTFAFVAFISGRPIIAELLGLSGGAVAVVSLMAWAHSVVMDKKEDRFVGRLSLQQKDLIAFLIYFLIAEAAIFGGLFTHYFYHRHLLEYWPPAGTPEISTHYPAIATLILMFSSLTCEFGLKAIEKGNKFRTKSWLLFTVALGLIFLSFQGFEWGVLLNQYAFTVETNIYGTMFYMMTGFHGLHVAVGIIFLILAYGRLELGHMNEKRHFSIIAASWYWHFVDVIWVLLFFSLYLI
- a CDS encoding heme A synthase encodes the protein MEEQNRNGGVDRGLGKWFIALSQVVFLIVIVGGVVRITGSGLSIPEWPLINGSLMPPTSEQDWEAVYKTYHREIEGVEVPGIIHEARPGVIPFGEFRTMFSIEYFHRFLVASFGLLFLFVMIKVMRNREARARYGMVTCFALCLLLTQAMLGGLVVKTDLEAVLVAIHLGVAFFFFALLFWIGLSILYPPSENLNGHNRRFYRLTVAATVLVFIQILTGGLMAGTQAGFHLNTWPLIGDYLIPPGSLLWSPSYDGFANIMYNKLLQQFIHRWWAFAAAGMVFYLVVAAMRFTVPSRARFGMRALSALIVLQIILGIFTLLFQVPPHMAITHLAVGFLVFEVLVLLGYELRNHEVVPV
- a CDS encoding DUF4159 domain-containing protein → MLALALILVAPTGSPAQQDSVEKRLTIARVIYEGGGDWYSNPSSLPNLLEEIRTATGLPVDGEEVQLSLKSPELFNYPYLYINGHGNISFDEQEVRRLRKYLDEGGFLHADDNYGMDESFRREMKKVYPEADFIELPFDFPIYHSVFDFPGGMPKVHEHDGGPPQGLGLFSNGRLVVFYSLNTDLGDGWEDRKVHDDPEEIRQQALRMGVNIFVYAIGSI
- a CDS encoding cytochrome c oxidase subunit I, with protein sequence MSTVSAAGAAEVKSSWAARLDWFVTGDHKKIGIMYLWFALFMGVVGGGFAGALRAQLSTPDSGLLSPELYNAFLSMHATLMIFFVMIPGWLGFGNYFVPLLIGARDMAFPRLNAFAFWMAVPAAALMFGSFFVTGGAIQTGWTAYPPLSLSAFSAGVGVDMWLLGITLVGVASILAAVNFIVTVSNMRAPGLNWFRLPLFVWAWFINATLILVATPVLSSALLMVLSDRVFGTGFLTVSKGGDPLLYQHLFWFYSHPAVYIMILPGFGAISHVLASFSEKRIFGYKGMVFSLICIGIIGYLVWGHHMFVAGIPAWLQVYFSYISMVIAVPTGIKIFSWLATIWGGSIRFTTAMKFGLGFVSLFVFGGMSGILLANVPVDYQVHDSYFVVGHFHYVLVGGSVMAMFATTYFWYPKIRGRFLSEKLGSWVFWVFFAGINLTFFPMHFMGIMGMARRIFTYRPEFFELNVLSSFGYVLMLIAGFVFIYDVLKTSFSRVAEPLDDDPWQVDSVQDTLDWKVSSPPPEYNFLETPKFN